A segment of the Mycobacteriales bacterium genome:
CGGTGCTGGTGGTGGCGTTCGTGGCGCTGAACCTCCTGGCGCAGCGCTTCGGCCACCTGCGCGCGCACGGCGGCCTCGACCACTACGCCGCGCTCGGCACGCCGCCGGCGGCGGTGGTGCTGGGCTGCGCGGCGTCGTACGCGACGTTCGCCGTCCCCGGCACGGTCGTCACGGCGGTGACGGGCGCGCTGCTCTACGACCTGCCGCTCGGCCGGCTCTGGGTGCTCGCGCCGGTCGCGGTGCTCGGCGGCGCGGCGCTCGCCGGCGTCGGCGCGGCGATCGGGCTGCTCGCGCCGAAGCCGGAGCTGGCCACGGTGCTCGGCCAGCTCGGCATGACGGCGGTGCTGTTCCTCGGCCTGGTGCGGCCCGCGCGGATGCCGGTCGCGGTGCGGCCGGTGCTGGCCGTGGTGCCCAGCACGTACGCGGTCAACGCGCTGCGGGAGTCGTTCGCGCCGGTGCCGCGGTGGGGGTTCGTCGGCGCCAACCTGGCCGGCTGCGCGGTCGTCGCGGTGGTCGCGCTGGCGGTGGCGGGGGCGGCGTTCCGGCGCGCGGTGCGCCGGTGAGCGAGGATGCGCCGGTGACCGCGCAGTGGGGCGACCCCGACCCGGACCGCACCTGGCGGCCCGGCGTCGAGCCGCCGCCCCCGCCGCCTCCGGCGCCCGGGCCGCCCGGGCCCGGGAGCGCCGCGCCGCCGCCGTACGACTACTACGGCGCGGTGTCCGCGCAGTGGTGGACCGAGCCGGGGCCGCCGCCGACGTGGGGGGAGCGGCTGCGGGCGTGGCGCGCGCCGGTGACGACGGGGGCGATGACGGCGGCGGTGGTGGTGCTGCTCGGCGCGCCGGTGGCGTTCCTGTGGCGGTGGCTGGCGCCGACGGCGGTGATCCTGCACACGGCGTCCGGGCCGCAGCCGGCGGCGCCGGAGAGCAACCAGGTGTTCGCCACCGACGGGTGGTTCGCGCTCGTCACGCTCGGCGTCGGTGTGGTCGTCGGCGTGGGGGCGTTCCTGGCGCTGCGGCGGCGCGGGCCGGCGGTGCCGGTCGGGCTCGCCGCCGGCGGCCTGCTCGCCGCGCTCGTCACGGCCGCCGTCGGGCGGCGCCTCGTCGTGGACCGGCTCCTCTACGACTACTGCCGCCGCCCGGACCTGCACTGCTTCGTCTACGACGGCACGCTGCGCCTGCACGCGCTGGCCGCCGTGGTGGTGTGGCCGGTCGCGGCGCTGATGACGTTCGCGCTCCTGACGACGTTCGACCGCAAGGACGTCTAGCCAGGGGCGCCGTGGCGGCCGGCGCCGGCCGCGAACCGCGCCGCCCCCGCCGCCGTCTCGCCGCTCGCGATGGTCGCCAGGCCGTGCCGGTGCTCGTTGCGCAACGCCTCGGTGAGCGGCACGTCCGCCGACTCGCGCAACGACGCCCGGTCCGACCGCAGGCAGCGCTGCGGCAACGCCGCCAGCTCGCGCGCCAACGCCACCGCCTCGGCGAGCGCCGTCCCCGGCGGAACCAGCCGGGTCACCAGCCCGAACGCCAGCGCCTCGTCGCCGCTCACGCCCCGCCCGGTGAGCACCAGGTCCAGCGCGCGCGCCTCGCCGACGAGGCGCGGCAGCCGTACGGTCCCGCCGTCGATGAGCGGCACGCCCCACCGGCGGCAGTAGACCCCGAAGACGGCGTCGTGAGCGGCGACGCGCAGGTC
Coding sequences within it:
- a CDS encoding crotonase/enoyl-CoA hydratase family protein — its product is MDTVQVERDGPVTVVTIDRPQRRNAVDAPTAAALLAAFEAFEADDTASVAVLTGAGGTFCAGADLRALAEGVPMVLAEDGPGPMGPTRLALSKPVVAAVEGHAVAGGLELALWCDLRVAAHDAVFGVYCRRWGVPLIDGGTVRLPRLVGEARALDLVLTGRGVSGDEALAFGLVTRLVPPGTALAEAVALARELAALPQRCLRSDRASLRESADVPLTEALRNEHRHGLATIASGETAAGAARFAAGAGRHGAPG
- a CDS encoding ABC transporter permease gives rise to the protein MTLAPRIRLGPALAAVYEGQLARARVARVPLLFVACLQSIGLLVLLRGVVDDARVSEKQQIVAGATVLVVAFVALNLLAQRFGHLRAHGGLDHYAALGTPPAAVVLGCAASYATFAVPGTVVTAVTGALLYDLPLGRLWVLAPVAVLGGAALAGVGAAIGLLAPKPELATVLGQLGMTAVLFLGLVRPARMPVAVRPVLAVVPSTYAVNALRESFAPVPRWGFVGANLAGCAVVAVVALAVAGAAFRRAVRR